AACGCCCCATTATGGGGAAAATCGCCAGCGAGTTGGCAGATGTAGTTATAATCACATCGGATAATCCACGAGGAGAAGAGCCAAAGGCGATTATTGATGAAATACTCTCGGGCATCTCACCAGAAATGCGGGAGAAAATCATCGTTGAAGCCGATAGGGAAAAAGCCATAAAAATCGGAGTAGGAATGGCAAGTGAGGGGGATTGCCTTCTCATAGCGGGGAAAGGACACGAGACATATCAAATCTTCTCCGATAGAGTAGTTCCCTTTGATGATAGGGAGATAGCAAGAAAATACATCAGGGAGAGAATAAATGGAGCTCACGCTATCTGAGATAGTAAAAGTTATTGGAGCGGAAACATCCCAGTTTGAGGATTTGAAAATCCAAGCTGTTTCAACCGACAGCAGAGTTCCCGCAAAGGATGCGATTTTCTTCGCCCTAAAAGGGGAAAGACATGACGGGCATAATTTCCTATGGGAAGCCCATAAAAATGGCTGTGTTTCAGCTGTCGTTGAATATATCCCACCTTCCCCTCCACCAATCCCTCTCCTTAAAGTAGATGATACAATTAGGGCATTGGGGCTCTTAGCTGGATACTATAGGGATAAGTTTCCCGTTTTGTGCATTGGCATCACGGGAAGCACGGGAAAAACGACGACCAAAGAGATGCTTGCCCATATCCTTCAAGCGAAACACAGGGTCTTGAAGACGGAAAAAAATTTCAATAACGAGATAGGTGTTCCTCTCACCCTCTTCCACTTGAAGAAAGACCACTCTGCATTAATCGTAGAGATGGCTATGAGGGGAAGAGGGCAAATAGATTGGCTTACTAAAATAGCCAAACCACAAATCGGCGTCATCACAAATATAGGACCCGCTCACCTTGAGTTTTTTAACAGCTTGGAGGAAATAGCTCAGGCAAAGGCAGAGCTCATCCAGGCTTTGCCCCCGAACGGAACTGCCGTCCTGAATTTAGATGACCAATTCTTTACCTTCCTAAGAGAACGAACTCCCTGTCAAGTTCTCTCCTTCGGGTTTTCCCCGAAGGCCGATGTTTCCTGCGAGGTCTTAGATAAGGAAGAATATATCCTCCTGAAAATAAAAACTCCTAAAGGGAATATAACAGCCAAAAGTTACCTTCAAGGCGAACACAATTTTATCAATCTATTGGCAGCTATAGCCGCTTCACTTCCCGCTGAGCTATCTCTTGAAGAGATTGAGAAACAAATCCCTACCCTTCCCCTTCCACCCATGAGGTTGGAGCAGATAAAATTGCCCGGCAATATATTGATTATCAATGATTCTTACAATTCCAATCCACTTTCCCTGAGAGCTGCTCTCAATTACCTAAGTGAAAAGAAGGGACGGAGGATAGCAATTTTGGGGGATATGTTGGAGCTTGGAGAGGAAAGCGAGAGGCTCCATAGAGAGGCTGGTGCTTGGGTCAAAAAAGCCGGCGTTAGCCACCTAATATTGATTGGAGAAAAAGCAAAATTCATTGGAGATGGAGCAATTGAGAAAGGTTTTCCTCCCTCAAACATAGCGTATTTCCCGGAAAAAGAGGGAGTCGTCTCCTTTATCCAGGGGCTCCTTGAGGAAGGTGATACGGTCTTGGTAAAAGGCTCACGAAAACTTCAACTCGAGCAAATCGTGGAGGAATTGAAGAGATGTTGCATATCTTAACATCAACCCTCATCGCCTTTATCCTCTCCCTTATCTTCACTTACGCCCTGCTTAGTTTTTTGAAAAAGAAAGGAATAGGTCAAAAGGTCAGCAGGGACGCGCCGCAAAGACATCTTAAGAAAGAGGGAACTCCCAATATGGGAGGGATAGCGATAGTTCTCTCCGCCTGCTTGGCTTACCTTTTAATGGGTGGAAAGGATTTAAAGCTCCCCGCCTCTCTCGTTGGTTTCGCCTCAATAGGCTTTATTGACGATTTCCTAAGCGTTAGACGAGGCAAGTCGCTCGGTTTGAAGGCAAGACACAAACTGCTTCTCCAATTCGTCCTCTCCGTTCTCCTCCTTCTATCGGTTCCAGAGCTTAACACAAAGCTTCACATATCTGGTGGAGTAAGATATTTTGAGCTGGGATATTTTTATCCCCTATTCGCTATCCTCCTCTTGGTCGGGTTCTCAAACGCGGTTAATCTAACGGATGGTTTAGATGGATTAGCGGGTGGTTGTTCAGCCATAGTAGCGGGTGGGATGGCTTTAACCTCGCTTTCCCTTATTGATAGGGAGAACAGCATATTCTTGGCTTCCCTGGGCGGCGCTTGCCTTGGGTTTCTTTGGCTAAATTCTTATCCCGCCAAAATTATTATGGGAGACACTGGTTCCCTTGCCTTAGGTGGCTCCCTAGCTTTTTCCTCCATCCTCCTCAAAGAGGAGCTGGTCTTCATCCTTATGGGGCTTGTCTTCCTCGCGGAAGCACTATCGGTTATCATCCAGGTCGTCTCTTTTAAAACAAGGAAGAAGAGGGTCTTCAAGATGACGCCTCTTCACCATCATTTTGAACTAAGCGGCTGGGAGGAACCCCTCATAACGACAAGGTTCTGGTTGGTGAATATAATCCTCGTGCTCTTGGCTTACTTTTTGGGGGTTGCGAGATGGATATAAGAGGAAAAAAGATAAGCGTTATAGGAATGGGAAAGACGGGAGTTGCCACTGCGGAAGCCCTCGCTTCTCACAATGAGATAACCATATTTGATAAGAAGGAACCTCTGATACCACCCCAGCTGAAGGATTTGCCCGTGAAGTTTCATCTCGGGGACCCGAATTACACTGGTGCTGAGGAAGCCGATTTGATAATAATAAGCCCAGGAGTTCCCAAGACCGAACCCTTCATCTCACGAGCATTAGCCCATAATGTCCCAATTAGAAGCGAAATTGAAATAGCGTATAAACTTTGTAAATCCCCTATTATTGCCGTAACGGGAACAGATGGAAAGAGCACTACCGTTTCCCTTATCGCCCATATTCTTCAAGTGGCGGGTAAAAGAGCGATCGCATGCGGGAATATCGGCACACCTTTCATCAGCATCGCTCCCTCCACCACCCCTGAGGATATCGTAGTTTTGGAGGTATCAAGCTATCAATTGGAATGGATAGAGGAGTTCCGCCCCAAAATAGGAATGGTATTGAATATCGCCGCCGACCATCTTGAGCGCTATAACTCTTTAGAAGAATATGCGTTCACGAAGATGCGCCTTTTTGAGAATCAAACGGGAGACGACTTCGCCATCCTAAATAGAGATGACGAAACGCTTTTGCGTCTTTCCCATCTCGTCACCTCCAACATCCTCTTCTTCTCCCTCTCCCCCTTTGAGGGTGAAGGCGTCTATTTCTCTCAGGGAGAAATCCATATGAGGTTAAGAGGTGAAGATTTCCTTTTTCCTCTTCCTGAAACCGCTTTAGAAGGCAAGCATAACCTTCAAAATATGCTTTGCGCCTCCCTCGCTTCCTTCCTCGTTGGGGTATCCCTTGAGTCTATCTCCAAAGCTCTATCAACCTTTCCTCCTCTCGAGCATAGAATGGAGAGAATCGGATATCATAAAGGGGCGCTTTTCATCAACGACTCCAAAGCGACAAATCCCCACGCCACATCAAAGGCGCTTTCCTCTTTTTCTGCTCCCATTATCCTAATCGCTGGAGGGAAATACAAGGAGGGAGCTGATTACGAGGGTATGTTTAGGGAAAACAATTCAAAAATTAAGGCGGTGATTTTAATCGGTGAAGCAAGCTCTCGTCTGGAGAACATAGCCAAGGCTGCGGGCATATCAAATGTATATAGAGAAAAGGATTTGGAGGGAGCCGTGAGGAAAGCCTCTGAGCTTGCTTCCCCTGGGAATGTCGTTCTTTTCTCGCCTGCTTGTTCAAGCTTTGATATGTTTACAGATTTTGAGGAAAGAGGAAGAAGATTCAAGGAAATCTTCTTCGCTTTGAGGGAGGAAAGTTAAATTGGGATATTTGCTGAGGCATATAGAAAGTAGAGCGAGACTTTTCTTGGATATCGGGGTTTTAGCCTTGGCATTTTTTGGAACGGTCTTCGTCATAAGCGCGGAATGGTATTATGTTTACCTTAAAAGTTTCAACCAGTTTCTTTACTTGATTTTAGGGATTATTTTATTCTACGCTGTTTCCTCCATTCCTTACAGCTTTTGGGCACGCATTTCCTGGCTTCTATACTTTTTCTCCCTTGGATTTCTATTACTTCCTATCTTATTCCATGGCGGAAGATGGATTCACATAGGTTCCATTTCGATTCAACCTTATGAATTCGCAAAAATCGCTATTGTCTTATTTCTTGCCTCTTTTCTAAGGAAGGCAAATAATAGCAGGAATTCCTGGCGCTCCATCATCCTTACTTTATTCTTCCTTTCCTTCCCCGTAGCCATCCTCATAAAACAACCCCATTTCGGCGCCTGCGTTATCCTTATTCTCACAGCGGGAGTCATGCTATTCCTCGCGGGAGTGAAAATACGACACCTCATCATCACCTCATTAATAGCTCTCCTTGCACTTGGTATGCTTCTTCCCCTGGAAGGATACCGCATAAAAAGGCTTCGCTCTGCTTACGGTGGAAATGAGTTAGCGGAAGGCTATCAGAAAAGGCAAGCTCTTATAGCTATAGGCTCCGGTGGAATATTCGGCAAGGGCTTTTTGGGAAGCGTGATGAAGTTTGGCTACCTCCCCGAAGCCCACTCTGATTTCTTATTCGCGGTAACAGCGGAGGAATCCGGCTTGTTTTTCTCTCTTTTGTTTTTCTTCTGCCCCTTTATCCTGCTTTTCCTTTCCGGCTTCTCCATCAGCTTTTCCTCCCCCAATCCGCTCGCCTCGCTCATCGCAGGAGGATTGACCTCAATCATTGCCATACAAGCCTTGTTAAATCTCTCAATGGTATCAGTGAAATTCGTCCCCGTTATCGGGATTCCCTTGCCCTTCTTCGCTCACGGCGGCTCATCTCTTATAAGTTCTTTCATCGCCACAGGAATCATTCGCAACATAGCTCTGCAAAAAGAAGCTATAACCTCTCAGGAGAAAAAATCCCCATGAAGAAAATTGTAATTGCCGCGGGAGGCACAGGAGGACATATCTTTCCTGCTTTGGCTCTCGCCGAACGCTTAAGCAGGGAAGAGGATGTATCCGTTTCATTTATCGGAGCGGGAGATATGGAAAGATATCTCGTTGCTCCCCGCTTCCCCTTGAAAAACCTCCCTATTAAACCATTTAGACCATCCCCGAGGAAAGTCATCCATTACCTGCTTTCCTTTATTATCAGCCTCCTTTCTGCACTCCTCTCCCTTATGAGGGATAGACCCGATGTAGTCATCGGAATGGGAGGCTATCCAACCGTTCCCACCCTCCTTTCCGCCATCTTTTTGAGAATTCCTTTCATCATCCATGAGCAAAACATCATCCCTGGAAGGGTAAACTCCCTCTTTGGACAATTAGCCTCCAAGATTTTAATCTCCTTCCCAGATACTAAGAGGTTTTTCCCTTCAAACCGAACCAAGTGCATCGGTCTGCCCCTCCGCTCTTCTTTGCAGAAAATAGATAAGCAAACTGCGAGAAAAGAGCTTCGCCTCAACCCTGATAAGTTCACCCTTTTAGTTAGCGGCGGAAGCAGGGGTGCTCTTTCTATTAACAATGCTTTGATAGACATCCTTCCCTTACTCCTCAATGATGGAATGCAGATAATCCACTTATGCGGCTCAAAACACTTTCAAGATTTGAGGAAAAAAACAAAGGATTGGAATGGAGGATATCTCCTCCTTCCCTTCTCGGAGGAAATGCATCTTCTTTACTCGTCCGCCGACCTCTGTGTCTGTCGGGCGGGAGCTTCCACCTTAGCCGAGCTCGCCTTCTTCGCTCTTCCCTCTATCCTCATACCCTACCCCTACGCTGTCTCTGAACATCAATTGCTAAATGCACTTTACTACCAGAAGATGGGAGCGAGCGTAGTGATAAGAGACGAGAACTTAAAGGAACCCTTTCTCCTTTACGAGAATATTACATACCTTGCAGATTCACCTGAAAGATTAGCGCAGATGTCCGCTTCTGCTTCATCGTTAGCGAAACCGAGAGCAGTTGAAGATGCGGTAAAAGAAATAAGAGAGGTGATTGAGAGATGAGAATTCACTTTATAGGTATAGGCGGAGCGGGAATGAGCGCCCTGGCGACCATATGTTTAGCTAGGGGCGATGAGGTTTCTGGCTCCGATATCTCGGAAAACGAAGCTATTAGGCGCCTCCGCAGTCAAGGTGCGAAGATTTATATAGGACATTCTCCCGAAAATGTCATCGGTGCCGAGCTCGTAGTCTACTCCTCCGCTATATCCCCCTCAAATGTTGAGTTGTTAGAAGCTGAAAGGCAAGGAATACCCGCCATTAAAAGGGGAGAGCTTCTCGCCCAGCTCATAAATGGTAAGAAGGGGATTGTTGTTGTGGGAACACATGGAAAGACAACCACATCATCCCTTATCTCTCTTATGCTTGAGCGGAACAACCTTGAACCAACGATAGTTGTTGGCGGCGAGGTTGACGATATAGGAGGAAATGCCAAGCTCGGTAGGGGAGAATTCTTCGTTGCTGAAGCGGACGAAAGCGATGGCTCCTTTCTCTTCCTATCTCCTTGGATAGGGGTGATCACGAATATAGATTCCGACCACTTAGATTACTATGGCTCTATGGAAAATCTTTTGTCCGCATTCTCCGATTTCGCTTCAAAAATCAAAGAGAACGGCTACGTCGTTGCCTGCTACGACGACCCCAATATAAGGAAAATAAATTTCCATCGCCAAACAATCTACTACGGTCTATCACCAGAAGCTGATATATGGGCGAGCGAGATAAAGGTAAGCGAAGAGGGAACATCGTTCCAAGTCTACAAGAGAGGTGAGGAGATATTTGAGCTCAATCTCCAGCTTCTTGGCAGACAGAATGTCTACAATTCCCTTGCTGCAACCGCCGTTGGATTAATCCTCGGGATTAACACGCAGGGGATTAAAAGCTCGCTTGAAAGCCTTAAAGGGGTTCATAGGAGATTGGAAAAGATTGGCTACATTAACGATATCCTCATTTACGATGACTACGGGCACCATCCTACGGAGATAGCTTTCACACTTAAGACTTTGAAGGAAGCGTTTCCGAATAGGAGGGTGGTCTGTGCTTTTCAACCCCATAGATACACGAGAACGAAATTGCTTTATAAAGAACTCGCCGCTTCCCTTTTAGAAGCGGATGTGCTTATTCTAACGAGCATTTACCCCGCGGGAGAAAGACCGATAGAGAATGTCTCAAGCCGATTAATCCTCTCTTCATTAGGAGAGATGGGGAAAAAGGCTATATATGTGGAAAACATAGCCGACCTTCCTGATTATCTTTTACAGGTAGCCTCCCCTGGTGACATCGTCCTCACATTGGGGGCAGGAAACATAAATCGTGCAGCATTTGAGTTCCTAAATAGACTCCAAGGATGTCAAAACTAAGAACTTTGGAGAAAAGCGTTAGGGGAACCCTTCTCTTTGACGAGCCTATGTCTCGCCATACTTCCTTCCGCATAGGCGGGAAGGCTGAAGCACTCTTTCTTCCCTCAGATGAGGAAGACCTCCTAAACTTGGTTAAAATCCTTGAGAAGGAAAAAATCCCTTATTATCTTTTGGGAAATGGGACGAATGTCCTGGTCTCGGATAAAGGATTAAAGGGAGTGGTTATCAAGATTGGCAACCATCTTGTGGGAATTGACCCAACCAATGGACACATCTTGGCGGGAACGCCACTGCCCAAGCTTTTAAAAACCCTTTGTAAACTTGGTCTATCAGGGCTGGAGAAGCTGGCTGGCATACCGGGAAGCGTCGGTGGAGCAATCAAGATGAACGCTGGTGTTCCCTTCTTCACAATCAGCAATGCTCTGAAAGCGGTTAGAGTCTATAAGGAAGGAGAGGTTGTTTGGCTGAACAAAGAAGATATAAAGTTCTCTTACCGATATAGCTCCCTTAAAGATGCGATTATATTAGAGGCTCATTTCAATCTTTGCCCTCGTTCATCATCCGAAATCGCAAGAAATATAGAGGAAATCCTCCAAAAGAGGAGACTTACCCAACCGATTAGAGGTCATAGCGCTGGATGCGTCTTCAGAAATCCAGCAGGAGCAACCGCTGGAGAGCTTTTGGATAAGGTAGGAGCAAAAGGGATGCGAGAAGGAGGCGCCTATGTCTCCCACAAACATGCCAACTTCATAATCAATGCTGGAAATGCAACAGCTAAGGATGTCTATCTCCTCATCCAGAGATGTAAAGAGTTGGTGAAAGAAAAACTCGGCATTGAACTTCAACTCGAGATAGAACTTTGGGGAGAATTCCCTTGAAGGAGGGAGAAGCTTGAGCAAGATAAAGGTCGCTGTTTTAGCAGGTGGAATCTCCTCAGAAAGAGAAATCTCCCTGCTGAGCGGGGAGATGGTTATAAAGCACTGCCCGAGGGATAAATACATCCCCTTTCATCTCGACCCTAAAGAGCTATTTGAGGGTAAAGGTTTTGCATCGTTTATCAAAAAATTGAAGAGTGCGGATGTTGTTTTCATCGCTCTGCACGGAAAATACGGCGAGGATGGCACCATCCAGGGCTTTTTGGAGACATTGAGAATCCCCTATACCGGCTCAGATGTCCTTTCCTCCGCCTTGGCAATGGATAAACTGAAATCAAAACAAATTTTCACATTCCATAAAATCCCCACTCCACCCTGGAAGATTGTGGAAAAGGATAAACCACTTCCTCCCTTGGAGTTTCCATTAGTTATAAAACCTCAGAGAGAGGGTTCTTCAATTGGGGTTACAATCGTTCAAAAAGAGGAAGAGCTTCCTTCAGCGCTTAAAAAAGCTTTCCTATATGACCCCATAGCAATTGCTGAGAAATATATAAAAGGTAGGGAGCTCTCCGTTCCTATACTGGATAGAGATGGCATCCCTTCCGCTTTGCCTATTGTTGAAATCGTCCCCAAGGGACAATTCTACGATTATTATCACAAATATACGGAGGGAGCAACGGAGGAGATTGTTCCCGCTCCATTGGAGAAAACTTTGGAGGAGAGAATAAAGCAGATTGCTGTTTTTGCCTATAAAGCTTTAGGGTGCAGGAATTTCGCAAGAGTTGATTTGAGACTAAGCGAAGAGAACGAGCCCTTCGTTTTGGAAGTCAATACTATTCCGGGTTTAACTCCTTTAAGCTTGCTGCCCCTTTCCGCAAAAGCAGCCGGCATCTCCTTCCCCCAACTGATAGACATCATTATCCAAAATGCTCTTCGGGCAAGGGGGTATGATGAAGAGTAGAAGCTACGCAAGCAGGAGAAAAAATATCTATTTAACTGCCCTCGTCTTTATTTTAATCATCCTTCTTCTTTGGATATTGCTGCCTTCCTTTTTCCTCCCACTTGAGCGGATATCTCTTATGGGCAATTATCACTTTTCCAAAGAAGAAGTTCTTGCCCTACTCTCTCATCTTCTTGGCAAATCCCTCAATAGACTAACCACGAAGGAACTTTCCTCCTCTCTGTCAAAAATTGGTTGGGTTAAGAAAATTGAAGCTTATAAGATTCCACCCCACACGCTTCTATTAAGGATTGAGGAAAGAACGCCCTTCCTTCTCGTCTATCACAATGAACAATACCCACTACTCGTGGATGATGAGGGATATCTTTTGGAAAAATCTCCTTCCGGCTACAGACTTCCAAGCCTCTATGTTTCAGGCATAAAAATGGAGAAACATAATAAGCTTCCCTCTAAAGTAATAAGCGAAGTCAAAGAAATCCTAAAGGAACTGGAAGGGACACCTATAAACGTGGAGAGGATTTATTTATCTAAGGACGGAGATATCCAAATTATGACCAAAAATGGGCTAAAAATAATATTGGGTAAACCCAAAGAGTTGTATAAAAAGCTCTTTCTTCTCAAGACTTTCTGGGGAAGGATTCCCAATATAGAGAAGAGGCTTTTATATATTGACTTGTCTTGTCCTCAAGCACCTGTTATAATGAAAAGGGAGGCGAATAAGTGAAAAAAGAGCTCACTATTTCCCTCACAATCGTTTCCTTAGTGCTGGGAGTTCTACTGGCACTTGGGTTAAGGACCCAGCTAACCTATACTCCAATATTGCCTACAACAAATCCCCGCCAGCTTGCCGTGATACTCAAGGATTTACAGGACACTAACAAAAAACTGCAGGAAGAGATAAAAGTGCTGAGGAACAGGATAACAGATTACGAGGCGAAGTTGGCCAGCGGGAAGGGCGCGATTCAAACCCTTCACGAACAATTACAGACCCTCAAAGTTCAAGCAGGATTGACCGAGGTAATGGGTCCTGGTGTGGTGATTACAGTTAATGACAGTAATGTGCGTGTCCCTTCGCCGGAATTGCAAAGCTATTACATCGTTCACGATTATGACTTATTACAGCTGGTAAACGAGCTGAAATCTGCAGGTGCGGAAGCCATAGCGATAAATGGGCAAAGACTCTCCTTCTATTCCTTCATTCGCTGTGTGGGAAATGTCATACAGGTGAACCAAGTCCCAATAGCCGCTCCCTATAAAATTGAGGCTATTGGCGACCCTGATGTCCTTTACAGTGGGCTGAATTTGCCCGGTGGTATATTGGACTATTTCAAGAGGATTGGGTTTCAAGTGAGCGTGAAAAAGGCTGACCAAATTGTTTTACCACCCTATGCGGGGACGACCGGACTCCGCTTTGCCCAACCGATTGGAGGGAGTTGAAGTGATTTTTGTTATCCCTCTTTTAGGATTTCTCATAAGCTTCCTCGTTGTTTATTTTGCCCATATAGCGGTCCCCCTCCACTTTGCAACTTACCTCTCAGTTGCCATTCTCGCCGCCATGGATTCATTAATTGGTGGAATAAGAGCTGGTTTAGAGAGAAAATTTGATAATTCTATCTTTCTCTCCGGCTTCTTCGTAAACTCCATCGCAGCCGCCCTTCTCGCCTGGATTGGCGACCTTTTGGGAGCTCCCCTTTACCTTGCAGCCGTCGTAGCATTCGGCGTGAGAATCTTCCAAAATCTCTCCCTCATAAGGAGACTCCTGCTTCAGGAATTATCTTCAAGGAGGGATAAATCTGAGAGAACGAGATAGGGAGATTATCGTCGGACTGGATGTGGGGACGACGAAGATATGCACTTTGGTCGCGAGAGTGGATAGTGGAAACGAGCTACAGGCGATTGGACTGGGTATCCATCCTTCCCAGGGATTGCGAAAGGGAATAGTTGTTGATATCCAGAAGACGAGCGCCGATATAAAGGCTTCCATCTTGAAAGCGCAAACTATGGCGGGTAGAGAAATAACATCTGCTGTTGTGGGAGTAACGGGCAGACATATTTCCTCTTATAATTTGCGGGGCTCAGCCACGATTACCAGTTACCTGGGAGAGATTACCCAGGAGGATGTAGCGAGAGCTCTTCAAAACGCAAGGGAAAGCTTACCCCTAACGAAGGATAGAGAGATAATCCACATTACTCCTCGCCAGTTTATTATAGACGGAGAGGAGGGAATTAAATATCCTTATGGAATGTTTGCTCAACATCTGGAGGTTGATGCTCACATAGTGACTGGGAGCAGCTCGTTTCTCCAAAACTTAATCAAGAGCGTGGAGCTGGCGGGAGTTAAAGTGGAGGATTTGCTTCTTCAACCCATCGCTGCGGGAGAGGCAGTGCTGGATGAAGGAGAAAAAGAGGTGGGCGTTGCCCTCTTGGATATAGGTGGAGGCACTACAGACCTTGCCATTTTCCTAAATGGAAGCATCTATTTCTCCACCTCCCTTCCCGTAGGAGGAAACCACCTCACCTCAGATATAATGGTTGGCTTACGCACAACCTACGAGGAAGCGGAGAGGCTGAAAAAGGAAAAAGGTTACGCTATTGCCTCAGAGGTTAATCCAGATGAGGCAATAGAGGTTAAGACTTTGGCAAGGGACGAGGTCCGCTATTATCCTCGTCGTATTCTCGCAGAGATAATAGAAGCCCGCTTGACCGAATTGTTTCAATTAGCCGCCGAGGAGATAAGGAAAGCCAAAGTGGGGGATTTATTGCCCGGGGGAGTAGTTCTCACGGGCGGTAGCTCCCTCCTTCCCGGCATAGAATTGCTCGCAGAAAAGACCCTGCATATGCCGGCTCGCGTTGGCTTACCAAAAGGGGTTAAAAACCCACCAGAAATGCCATTTTCCCCTCTTCATTCAACAGTAGTGGGTTTGGTTCTCTACTCCTATAGGTATCAATTTCTCTACCAAAAACCTATGGGAAGGAAAAATCTACTTGCGAGATTTTTTCATCACATATATAATTTCTTTAGTCATCTTTTTGAAAGGGGGCATTGAAATTGCTTAACAAAGAAGATATTATAGGTGCGAAAATCATTGTCCTCGGCGTCGGTGGAGCCGGCTGCAACGCGGTGAACCGAATGATCGAGGCGAAAGTAGAAGGAGTAGAATTCGTGGCGGTCAACACCGATAAGCAGGTGTTGGCTCTCTCCAAGGCGCCTCGCAAGATACAAATCGGGGCGAGGCTAACAGGCGGGTTGGGGGCGGGAGGCAATCCCGATATAGGGAAAGCAGCAGCTGAGGAGGACAAAGAGGAGTTACGAAAGGCTATGGAAGGCGCCGATATGGTCTTCATAACAGCGGGAATGGGAGGGGGAACGGGCACAGGAGCTTCTCCCGTAATCGCGGAGATAGCCCGCTCAAAGGAGATAGGTGCCCTATGTGTTGCCGTTGTTAGCCGTCCCTTCAGCGTGGAGAGGGCAATGCGAGCGAAAATAGCGGAGGAAGGAATCCAAGCACTACGAGAAAAGGTAGATGCGCTTATCGTTATTCCTAACGACCGCTTGCTGGATGTTGTTGAAAATGACCTTCCCCTTTTAGAGGCGTTCAAATTGGCTGATGATATCCTTCGTCAAGCGGTGCAAGGGATATCGGATATCATCGTCGTTCCCGGCCTGATAAATGTAGATTTCGCCGATGTCAAATCGGTTATGGCTGGGGCAGGAACAGCACTTATGGGTATGGGTGTTGCCGAAGGACCGGATAGAGCCGTGGAAGCAGCGAAAGCGGCTATTAATAGCCCCCTTTTAGAGTCCTCAATGACTGGTGCCAAGAAATTGCTCGTAAACATCACGGGAGGAAAAGACCTCTCCCTCAAAAACGATGTCCACAGAGCGCTTGAGTTCCTCACCCAGTCCACTGATGCAGGTGAAAGCGATGTGAAATATGGAGTGGTTATAAAGGATGATTTGGAGGGCAAGATACAAATCACCGTAATTGCCACGGGCTTCCAACCAATAAAGCAGGAAATCCCCTCTTTTAAGTTAGAGAAAGAGGAAAAAGAAGAGGAAAAACTGGAGGAGGAAAAAGTAGAAATTCCTATTCCTATTGAGGAAGAGCTGGACATCCCCACTTTCCTACGAAAGAGATTTTAATTAAGGAGGTGGGATGAATGTCCACCAAAAAGAAAGAAAAGGGGAGCGCGGTTTTGCTCGCGCTCCTCTTTTTTATTATTCCCGCCTTTCCCCTTGAACGTCCCTGGATTTGCGATACTTATTTCTATTGGTATACCTGGGATTATGATAAAAAATTGGGGAATTGGCTTGGCGGAGTTTACAATACTCCCCTAAGCGGATATTACGATTCCCGCACATATAAGGACAACAAACG
The bacterium genome window above contains:
- the ftsZ gene encoding cell division protein FtsZ — protein: MKLLNKEDIIGAKIIVLGVGGAGCNAVNRMIEAKVEGVEFVAVNTDKQVLALSKAPRKIQIGARLTGGLGAGGNPDIGKAAAEEDKEELRKAMEGADMVFITAGMGGGTGTGASPVIAEIARSKEIGALCVAVVSRPFSVERAMRAKIAEEGIQALREKVDALIVIPNDRLLDVVENDLPLLEAFKLADDILRQAVQGISDIIVVPGLINVDFADVKSVMAGAGTALMGMGVAEGPDRAVEAAKAAINSPLLESSMTGAKKLLVNITGGKDLSLKNDVHRALEFLTQSTDAGESDVKYGVVIKDDLEGKIQITVIATGFQPIKQEIPSFKLEKEEKEEEKLEEEKVEIPIPIEEELDIPTFLRKRF
- the ftsA gene encoding cell division protein FtsA — its product is MGTTKICTLVARVDSGNELQAIGLGIHPSQGLRKGIVVDIQKTSADIKASILKAQTMAGREITSAVVGVTGRHISSYNLRGSATITSYLGEITQEDVARALQNARESLPLTKDREIIHITPRQFIIDGEEGIKYPYGMFAQHLEVDAHIVTGSSSFLQNLIKSVELAGVKVEDLLLQPIAAGEAVLDEGEKEVGVALLDIGGGTTDLAIFLNGSIYFSTSLPVGGNHLTSDIMVGLRTTYEEAERLKKEKGYAIASEVNPDEAIEVKTLARDEVRYYPRRILAEIIEARLTELFQLAAEEIRKAKVGDLLPGGVVLTGGSSLLPGIELLAEKTLHMPARVGLPKGVKNPPEMPFSPLHSTVVGLVLYSYRYQFLYQKPMGRKNLLARFFHHIYNFFSHLFERGH